A region from the Variovorax paradoxus genome encodes:
- a CDS encoding ATP-binding cassette domain-containing protein — MTTVDTSTPLVELKEIRKAFGGVKAVDGVSINLHPGEVVAVLGHNGAGKSTLMKMLAGAYPVDSGETLIAGEKVHIRTPAEAQALGIETIYQTLALADNLDSVSNLFLGREKMTRWNTLDDHFMEVQARKVFQRLNKNFSNIRIPVRRLSGGQRQVVAISRALYFNARILIMDEPCAALGPEETAMVGGLVKQLKADGVGIFLITHDMPDVFSLSDRVAVMKTGKLVGTYRTADVTEDEVLGMIIAGKRPEGKEQAHR, encoded by the coding sequence ATGACCACGGTCGACACATCAACGCCCCTGGTCGAACTGAAGGAAATCCGCAAGGCCTTCGGCGGCGTGAAGGCCGTGGATGGCGTGAGCATCAACCTCCATCCCGGTGAAGTGGTCGCGGTGCTCGGCCACAACGGCGCGGGCAAGTCCACGCTCATGAAGATGCTCGCGGGCGCCTACCCCGTCGATTCGGGCGAGACGCTGATCGCGGGCGAGAAGGTCCACATCCGCACGCCGGCCGAGGCGCAGGCGCTGGGCATCGAGACCATCTACCAGACCCTCGCGCTGGCCGACAACCTCGACTCGGTGTCCAACCTCTTTCTCGGCCGCGAGAAGATGACGCGCTGGAACACGCTCGACGATCATTTCATGGAAGTGCAGGCGCGCAAGGTGTTCCAGCGCCTGAACAAGAACTTCAGCAACATCCGCATTCCGGTGCGCAGGCTTTCGGGCGGGCAGCGGCAGGTGGTGGCGATCTCGCGCGCGCTGTACTTCAATGCGCGCATCCTCATCATGGACGAGCCCTGCGCCGCGCTCGGCCCCGAAGAGACCGCGATGGTCGGCGGCCTCGTGAAGCAGCTCAAGGCCGACGGCGTCGGCATCTTCCTGATCACGCACGACATGCCCGACGTGTTCTCCCTGAGCGACCGCGTCGCGGTAATGAAGACCGGCAAGCTCGTCGGCACCTACCGCACCGCGGACGTCACCGAGGACGAAGTGCTCGGCATGATCATCGCCGGCAAGCGCCCCGAGGGAAAAGAGCAGGCCCACAGGTGA
- a CDS encoding ROK family transcriptional regulator, which yields MTIGDQQLLKRMNRSVLLRLLRARPGLSRARLAGESGLTKSTVSLLVRELLDEGWLSEAGTAVADGLGRPSTPLRINVGVRALMGVEIAVETVRLVCVSLQGEVLHADTQALADSTPAGACAQVARMAAAAHGQLNALGLRLSSIGVCVPGAVDDCTGVVRFAPNLGWRNVSLLPALEKAFAAAGLPGVTVQLQNDADAAALGEYEFSGGESADPLIFVSCDVGVGAGVVLNDRLFTGAQGMAGEIGHTILQIDGPLCSCGRRGCAEAFFGSRALKREAPGMAHAAAFFGVLLQNLWVTFDPRAIVLGGKSCTGQRGLAQAAFERVQRHADAAGMPAPDLRIARYRALAPAVGAAALALHEYLRPLQPDARMRRARAARNEDRIPSV from the coding sequence GTGACCATCGGCGACCAGCAGCTGCTCAAGCGCATGAACCGCAGCGTGCTGCTGCGGCTCCTGCGCGCGCGGCCGGGCCTGTCGCGCGCACGGCTTGCGGGCGAGAGCGGCCTCACCAAATCGACCGTGAGCCTGCTGGTGCGCGAACTGCTCGACGAAGGCTGGCTCAGCGAAGCGGGCACCGCGGTGGCCGACGGACTGGGACGGCCTTCCACGCCGCTGCGGATCAACGTCGGCGTGCGCGCATTGATGGGTGTCGAGATCGCGGTGGAAACGGTGCGCCTGGTGTGCGTCTCGCTGCAGGGCGAGGTGCTGCATGCCGACACGCAGGCGCTGGCCGACAGCACACCGGCCGGCGCATGCGCGCAGGTCGCGCGCATGGCCGCGGCGGCGCACGGGCAGCTCAACGCACTGGGGCTGCGGCTGTCGAGCATCGGCGTCTGCGTGCCCGGCGCGGTGGACGACTGCACCGGCGTGGTCCGCTTCGCGCCCAACCTCGGCTGGCGCAATGTGAGCCTGCTGCCCGCGCTCGAAAAAGCCTTTGCCGCGGCGGGGCTGCCGGGCGTCACAGTGCAGCTGCAGAACGATGCCGACGCCGCCGCGCTCGGCGAGTACGAGTTCTCCGGCGGCGAGAGCGCGGACCCGTTGATCTTCGTGAGCTGCGACGTGGGCGTGGGCGCCGGCGTGGTGCTGAACGATCGGCTCTTCACGGGCGCGCAGGGCATGGCGGGCGAGATCGGCCACACCATCCTGCAGATCGACGGGCCGCTGTGCTCGTGCGGGCGCCGCGGTTGCGCCGAGGCCTTCTTCGGCTCGCGCGCGCTCAAGCGCGAAGCGCCCGGCATGGCGCATGCGGCGGCGTTCTTCGGCGTGCTGCTGCAGAACCTCTGGGTCACCTTCGATCCGCGCGCCATCGTGCTTGGCGGCAAGTCTTGTACCGGGCAACGCGGCCTGGCGCAGGCGGCCTTCGAGAGGGTCCAGCGCCATGCCGATGCGGCCGGCATGCCCGCGCCCGATCTGCGCATCGCGCGCTATCGCGCGCTTGCACCCGCCGTGGGCGCTGCCGCGCTGGCATTGCACGAATACCTCAGGCCGCTGCAGCCCGATGCGCGCATGCGCCGGGCCCGCGCCGCGCGCAACGAAGACCGAATACCTTCTGTTTAA